A genome region from Camelus ferus isolate YT-003-E chromosome 25, BCGSAC_Cfer_1.0, whole genome shotgun sequence includes the following:
- the LOC116659824 gene encoding translation initiation factor IF-2-like — protein MRSNPSVYSRRFVRELQSSLHVWSIAQAQGPQVNQKVDGRGGGVKTHLAGRRERRKRERQVQEGQRRQRTAGRSHGKSRGVRGEEAKLGSAEKGREVGMQMPAGSAEAAGGRAGGHGGGGGEQGGEGTGRRRGGERGAPRAGRPGRGSRAAGRRARGGFRRTSCDNTPPARRGARAARPQARAGRQRAPATHTHTKPRRRSFKGRAPASQPAAFLPDTGDSLRLELLEKPFKENGIPFLY, from the exons ATGAGATCCAACCCCTCGGTCTACTCGAGAAGGTTTGT acGAGAACTTCAGTCATCCCTCCACGTCTGGTCGATTGCACAGGCACAGGGACCACAAGTGAATCAGAAGGTTgacgggcggggtgggggggtgaaaACCCACCTCGCAGGCAGGCGGGAGAGAAGGAAGCGCGAGCGTCAAGTCCAAGAGGGGCAGCGGAGACAGAGGACGGCGGGGAGAAGCCACGGCAAGAGCAGGGGAGTTCGGGGAGAGGAAGCCAAGTTGGGAAGCGCggagaagggcagggaggtggggatgcAGATGCCGGCGGGGAGCGCGGAGGCAGCCGGCGGCCGGGCGGGTGGacacggcggcggcggcggcgagcagggcggggaggggacggggcggcggcgcggcggggaGCGGGGCGCGCCCCGGGCAGGGCGGCCCGGGCGAGGAAgccgggcggcggggcggcgAGCGCGCGGCGGCTTCCGCAGGACTTCCTGCGACAACACGCCCCCAGCCCGGCGGGGAGCACGCGCGGCGCGGCCGCAGGCCCGGGCCGGGCGACAGCGAGCGCCggcgacacacacacacacaaagccccGCCGCCGCAGCTTCAAAGGCCgggccccagccagccagccagcagcctTCCTCCCAGACACCGGCGACTCACTCCGACTCGAGCTTCTTGAGAAGCCCTTCAAAGAAAATGGAATCCcatttctttactga